In a genomic window of Microterricola viridarii:
- a CDS encoding FMN-binding negative transcriptional regulator, whose translation MRQNPSFALVSDAAVKRLIRENPWVTMVSHTDAGELVASHYPVILDEAEEGIVLLSHVGRPDEALHELGRHELLVIVQGPHGYISPGWYDAKPAVPTWNFIVAHLHGTPELLGDAENLSVLDRLVDHFEERMPEPRRMNGTEANAAYAARIVSGTVGFRMRVDRYTGKNKMSQNRPAETVERIIHELEHGEHYASPELAREMRRSRGEAV comes from the coding sequence ATGCGCCAGAATCCGAGCTTCGCCCTCGTCAGCGATGCCGCCGTCAAGCGGCTCATCCGTGAGAACCCGTGGGTCACCATGGTCAGCCACACGGATGCCGGCGAGCTGGTCGCCTCGCACTATCCGGTGATCCTGGATGAGGCGGAGGAGGGCATCGTGCTGCTCAGCCACGTCGGCCGCCCCGACGAGGCGCTGCACGAGCTCGGCCGGCACGAGCTGCTCGTGATCGTGCAGGGCCCGCACGGCTACATCTCACCCGGCTGGTACGACGCCAAACCGGCGGTGCCGACGTGGAACTTCATCGTCGCCCACCTGCACGGCACCCCGGAGCTGCTCGGCGACGCCGAGAACCTCTCCGTGCTGGACCGGCTCGTCGACCACTTCGAGGAGCGGATGCCGGAGCCGCGCCGGATGAACGGCACCGAGGCGAACGCGGCATACGCCGCCCGCATCGTCTCCGGCACGGTCGGGTTCCGGATGCGGGTCGACCGGTACACCGGCAAGAACAAGATGAGCCAGAACCGGCCGGCCGAGACCGTGGAGCGGATCATCCACGAGCTCGAGCACGGCGAGCACTACGCCAGCCCCGAGCTGGCCCGCGAGATGCGCCGCAGCCGCGGCGAGGCGGTCTGA
- a CDS encoding sensor histidine kinase, whose product MTTISTTPSSTPGTVRTRTSYGTLWATAPRELGFLLPNLLVAVLSLSVLSTLFFTGIGMIAIFVGLFIVVATLYTARGFGALELVRLRWAGRPEITRPRWEKTEQGPGFWRATLGPLIDGHYWLYLLHGMIVLPIIGILSWTVTIVWVAIGLGGVTGWIWDTIWTDSGDDLLLHRVILDWAFPGNDWVVDPALAENLLMVAVGLLFLATLPLVTRGLTLLHDAIARGMLSAWRSDALSREVASLAASRGAALVAEDQSLRRLERDIHDGPQQRLVRLQMDLASAERKLESDPDSAKAMLVEARSQARDTLEELRALSRGFAPPILQDRGLIAGLESLAARSTVPVSFELALHPDTRLAPEIERSAYFVAAELLTNAAKHSGATAIRLHLAARQSEGQDWLDLWVIDNGRGGAAKRAGHGLAGLEDRLNGLRGVLSIDSPVGGPTAVGAHIPLPR is encoded by the coding sequence ATGACCACGATCAGCACGACCCCCAGCAGCACGCCAGGCACCGTGCGCACCCGCACCAGCTATGGCACGCTCTGGGCCACCGCGCCCCGGGAGCTCGGCTTCCTGCTGCCCAACCTGCTGGTCGCGGTGCTCAGCCTCAGTGTGCTCTCCACCCTCTTCTTCACCGGCATCGGCATGATCGCGATCTTCGTCGGCCTGTTCATCGTCGTCGCGACCCTCTACACGGCTCGCGGCTTCGGCGCGCTGGAGCTGGTGCGGCTGCGCTGGGCCGGGCGGCCCGAGATCACGCGCCCGCGCTGGGAGAAGACGGAACAGGGACCCGGCTTCTGGCGGGCAACGCTCGGCCCGCTCATCGACGGCCACTACTGGCTGTATCTGCTGCACGGCATGATCGTCCTGCCCATCATCGGCATCCTCAGCTGGACGGTGACCATCGTCTGGGTCGCCATCGGGCTCGGCGGGGTCACCGGATGGATCTGGGACACGATCTGGACCGACTCCGGCGACGACCTCCTGCTGCACCGGGTGATCCTGGACTGGGCGTTCCCCGGCAACGATTGGGTGGTCGACCCCGCACTCGCCGAGAACCTGCTCATGGTCGCGGTCGGGCTGCTGTTCCTGGCCACCCTTCCCCTCGTCACCCGCGGGCTCACCCTGCTGCACGACGCCATCGCCCGCGGCATGCTCTCGGCCTGGCGCTCCGACGCGCTCAGCCGGGAGGTGGCCTCGCTGGCCGCCTCCCGCGGCGCGGCGCTCGTGGCAGAGGACCAGTCGCTGCGCCGGCTGGAGCGCGACATCCACGACGGCCCGCAGCAGCGCCTGGTGCGGCTGCAGATGGACCTGGCCAGCGCGGAGCGCAAGCTGGAGAGCGACCCCGATTCCGCCAAGGCGATGCTCGTCGAGGCCCGCAGCCAGGCGCGCGACACCCTGGAGGAGCTGCGCGCCCTGTCCCGCGGCTTCGCCCCGCCCATCCTGCAGGACCGCGGCCTCATCGCCGGGCTGGAGTCACTCGCCGCCCGCAGCACCGTCCCCGTCTCGTTCGAGCTGGCCCTGCACCCGGACACCCGGCTGGCACCCGAGATCGAGCGCAGCGCTTACTTCGTGGCCGCCGAGCTGCTGACGAACGCCGCCAAGCACTCGGGCGCCACCGCCATCCGGCTGCACCTCGCCGCCCGGCAGAGCGAGGGCCAGGACTGGCTCGACCTCTGGGTGATCGACAACGGGCGCGGGGGAGCGGCGAAGCGGGCCGGGCACGGCCTCGCCGGGCTGGAAGACCGCCTGAACGGGCTGCGCGGCGTGCTGTCGATCGACAGCCCGGTGGGCGGACCGACCGCGGTGGGCGCGCACATCCCGCTGCCACGTTAA
- a CDS encoding response regulator, with amino-acid sequence MTLTPDAAASAPALRLVLAEDSLLLREGLVRLFDEAGYDTVAAYGDADSLLAEVDQLRPDLAVLDVRMPPTFRDEGVRAAIELRRRLPGIGILLLSQYVEGSYAHELLSSGSGGMGYLLKDRVASLDELQDAVARVSAGGTVLDPQVVRELLARRADPLDALTPREREVLELMAEGRTNAGIAERLFIGVGAVEKNVTAIFQKLALDDSGSDHRRVLAVLAFLQR; translated from the coding sequence GTGACCCTCACCCCCGATGCCGCGGCATCCGCCCCCGCCCTGCGCCTCGTGCTCGCCGAAGACTCCCTGCTGCTCCGGGAGGGGCTGGTGCGCCTGTTCGATGAGGCCGGCTATGACACCGTCGCCGCCTACGGCGACGCCGACAGCCTGCTCGCCGAGGTCGACCAGCTGCGCCCGGACCTGGCCGTGCTCGACGTGCGGATGCCGCCGACCTTCCGCGACGAGGGGGTGCGCGCGGCCATCGAGCTGCGCCGTCGGCTGCCCGGCATCGGCATCCTGCTGCTCAGCCAGTACGTCGAGGGCAGCTACGCGCACGAGCTGCTCTCCAGCGGCTCCGGCGGCATGGGCTACCTGCTGAAGGACAGGGTGGCCTCCCTCGACGAGCTGCAGGATGCCGTCGCCCGGGTGAGCGCGGGCGGCACGGTGCTCGACCCGCAGGTGGTCCGCGAGCTGCTCGCCCGCCGGGCCGACCCGCTGGACGCCCTCACCCCGCGCGAGCGCGAGGTGCTCGAGCTGATGGCCGAGGGGCGCACCAACGCCGGCATCGCCGAGCGGCTGTTCATCGGCGTCGGCGCCGTGGAGAAGAACGTGACCGCCATCTTCCAGAAGCTCGCCCTCGACGACTCCGGCTCCGACCACCGCCGGGTGCTGGCCGTGCTCGCCTTCCTGCAGCGTTAG
- a CDS encoding SCO7613 C-terminal domain-containing membrane protein, translating into MTADAGMRAGGIEPSWPQSTAQLRDRQLCPSCFTPLFGTVCSGCQLDLGSPLADELLRASRAAAERLEYRSEVIRLIRAESSRAPAVVAPAVVAPAAVAPAVAVPPPAYPLPTPAQQTPPQPVPAQPTPATSARGGRSSVQMLLLVVGVGLVAVALVFFLIVAWFVAGLAFRAVTVALLTLLMFVGVSLLARFRMHSTAQGVAVLAVLLVYLDLWAVQATGLFDADLPDPALYWAIGLLVSAPLLLAWFRVTGMRAGSVAGFAAVPVGAGLLGWVLGAPLDQATTGFARLWLVAIVVIVSSLVQLLAPRIGRRMTPSQPLLVERAIVLLLAAPMLPAAFAFGLLTERSQVAAPLWSLGTLAVVCAGQALLSARRPAGLDRAAAIGFGVAAGFTAAAIPIDMGVRATSALDWVLWPVLIAIALLLALDVVRTSAPDPARRHVLGGALLGAALPTGAALLAAGWLLVTAFFDRSPLAPWFTLWVPQAGAQSPGDAVRQAALLLAGGAAMTVAAWAAFGLVRARAVILGAVLVAALMACAVALPWVAAASLGYLAIAAGALCSQAVPALRARTAGLPGLRTLALATLSVNAVAGYLLSFDALWLWLVGSAAVLCLLVGSREMQPRTPLQRPLLLAAAALWALGTTAAAPTAVAASAGLAPHEVVDTRALLVLACGLLLVAFSLPLGRFAAAVDRAWALASTAAVGVVVVAPLPVWPSASTSSPVLLSPVPAALGALLAAAACLLLVGLGANRTLTLGRRAALVAATPLVWLSGMFAVEAARGAGADIDAAALDWWACALGVLALAAALAWQRGALRLGAPPSSTDRALADAGSGLVLLLGAGRVLATLEAPAHWLVLLVAAVGALLAAVDGAGLFNARTRRHQLGWLALLLATAGLWLGLTDAGVTAPEPYALPLAAALLAVAALIARFGQREDAPGSAVAGITAAGLLIALLPSAVAGADGSLLRPILTISIGGVILLGAVLWRPDDWRPDDSRTGAWGAPPPSPLLRLALIGAGGLGVAVAAGARALSTLAGAPGTVSGLFEFWVAVGAAVLLAAALANGDQPGRLTTVLVAVPLVGAGLLECAAIAASPDASGAAAVRAVTVVAVLGAAHVLLAWLRSPALAGWLAPLALGLAALAATVFLARSAGDGAAVPFEWVTVPVAAAWIGSGILHLSRTPGARSWPALGGGLALLLVPSLLADYVHSPLWRVVGLGIVAIAVLLVGLVSRLQAPFVLGSIVVLLHGLAQLWPWLSALYNPTLWWLWFGAGGVLLIAVAARYEKRVANLKAAVATVGSLR; encoded by the coding sequence ATGACGGCGGATGCGGGCATGCGTGCGGGTGGGATCGAGCCGTCCTGGCCGCAGAGTACCGCCCAGCTGCGCGACCGGCAACTCTGCCCCTCGTGTTTCACGCCGTTGTTTGGCACCGTCTGCTCCGGCTGCCAGTTGGACCTCGGAAGCCCGCTGGCCGATGAGCTGCTGCGCGCCTCGCGGGCAGCGGCCGAGCGGCTCGAGTACCGCTCCGAGGTGATCCGGCTGATCCGGGCGGAGTCGTCTCGGGCACCCGCGGTCGTTGCACCCGCGGTCGTTGCACCCGCGGCGGTTGCGCCCGCCGTCGCGGTGCCCCCGCCCGCTTATCCTCTGCCGACGCCCGCCCAGCAGACTCCCCCGCAGCCGGTGCCCGCCCAGCCCACTCCCGCCACGTCGGCGCGCGGTGGCCGCTCCAGCGTGCAGATGCTGCTGCTCGTCGTCGGCGTCGGCCTCGTCGCGGTCGCGCTCGTCTTCTTCCTCATCGTCGCCTGGTTCGTGGCGGGCCTGGCGTTCCGCGCGGTGACCGTCGCCCTGCTCACCCTGCTGATGTTCGTCGGGGTCTCGCTGCTGGCCCGCTTCCGGATGCACTCGACGGCGCAGGGCGTCGCCGTGCTCGCGGTGCTGCTGGTGTATCTCGACCTGTGGGCGGTGCAGGCCACCGGCCTGTTCGACGCCGATCTGCCGGATCCCGCCCTGTACTGGGCGATCGGGTTGCTGGTGAGCGCCCCGCTCCTCCTCGCCTGGTTCCGCGTCACCGGCATGCGGGCCGGCAGCGTCGCCGGCTTCGCCGCCGTGCCGGTCGGCGCGGGCCTGCTCGGCTGGGTGCTCGGGGCGCCGCTCGACCAGGCCACAACCGGCTTCGCGCGCCTCTGGCTGGTCGCGATCGTCGTCATCGTCTCCAGCCTGGTGCAGCTGCTCGCGCCGCGCATCGGGCGCCGGATGACGCCGTCCCAGCCGCTGCTCGTCGAGCGCGCCATCGTGCTCCTGCTCGCCGCGCCGATGCTGCCAGCGGCCTTCGCCTTCGGACTGCTCACCGAGCGGAGCCAGGTGGCCGCGCCGCTCTGGAGCCTCGGCACCCTCGCCGTCGTGTGCGCCGGGCAGGCGCTGCTGAGCGCCCGCCGCCCGGCCGGCCTCGACCGTGCCGCCGCCATCGGCTTCGGCGTGGCCGCCGGGTTCACCGCCGCCGCCATCCCCATCGACATGGGCGTGCGTGCCACCTCCGCGCTCGACTGGGTGCTCTGGCCGGTGCTGATCGCCATCGCGCTGCTGCTGGCCCTGGACGTGGTGCGCACCAGCGCGCCGGATCCCGCGCGGCGCCACGTCCTGGGCGGCGCGCTGCTCGGCGCGGCCCTGCCCACCGGAGCGGCGCTGCTGGCGGCGGGCTGGCTCCTGGTCACGGCCTTCTTCGACCGCTCACCGCTGGCCCCCTGGTTCACCCTCTGGGTGCCCCAGGCCGGCGCCCAGTCCCCGGGCGACGCCGTCCGCCAGGCCGCGCTGCTGCTCGCGGGCGGCGCCGCCATGACCGTCGCCGCCTGGGCGGCATTCGGTCTGGTCCGAGCGCGCGCCGTCATCCTCGGAGCGGTCCTCGTCGCCGCCCTCATGGCGTGTGCGGTGGCGCTCCCCTGGGTCGCAGCGGCATCGCTCGGCTACCTGGCGATCGCGGCCGGCGCCCTCTGCAGCCAGGCCGTGCCCGCCCTGCGCGCGCGGACCGCCGGGCTCCCGGGGCTGCGCACGCTCGCCCTCGCCACCCTGAGCGTCAACGCGGTCGCCGGTTACCTGCTCTCCTTCGACGCGCTGTGGCTCTGGCTGGTTGGCTCAGCCGCCGTCCTCTGCCTGCTCGTCGGCAGCCGGGAGATGCAGCCGCGCACCCCGCTGCAGCGCCCCCTGCTGCTGGCGGCCGCCGCGCTCTGGGCGCTCGGCACGACGGCCGCCGCACCGACGGCCGTCGCCGCATCGGCCGGGCTCGCCCCGCACGAGGTGGTCGACACCCGGGCCCTGCTCGTTCTGGCCTGCGGCCTGCTGCTCGTCGCATTCAGCCTGCCGCTCGGCCGCTTCGCGGCAGCGGTGGACCGCGCGTGGGCACTCGCCTCCACGGCAGCGGTCGGCGTCGTTGTGGTCGCGCCGCTGCCCGTCTGGCCGAGCGCCAGCACGTCCTCCCCCGTGCTTCTTTCCCCCGTGCCGGCCGCGCTGGGCGCACTGCTCGCCGCCGCCGCCTGCCTGCTGCTCGTCGGGCTCGGGGCGAACCGCACGCTCACGCTCGGCCGCCGCGCAGCCCTCGTGGCCGCGACCCCGCTGGTCTGGCTCTCCGGCATGTTCGCCGTGGAGGCCGCCCGGGGCGCGGGCGCGGACATCGATGCCGCAGCCCTCGACTGGTGGGCCTGCGCGCTCGGCGTTCTCGCCCTCGCCGCCGCGCTGGCCTGGCAGCGGGGCGCGCTCCGCCTGGGCGCGCCGCCGAGCAGCACCGACCGTGCGCTGGCGGATGCCGGCAGCGGCCTGGTGCTGCTGCTCGGCGCCGGGCGGGTGCTCGCGACGCTGGAGGCTCCGGCGCACTGGCTCGTGCTCCTCGTCGCCGCCGTCGGCGCCCTGCTGGCCGCCGTCGACGGCGCGGGACTCTTCAACGCCCGCACCCGGCGGCACCAACTGGGCTGGCTCGCCCTGCTCCTGGCGACGGCCGGGCTCTGGCTGGGGTTGACGGATGCCGGCGTCACCGCGCCCGAGCCGTACGCGCTGCCGCTGGCCGCCGCCCTGCTCGCGGTCGCCGCCCTCATCGCCCGTTTCGGGCAGCGCGAGGACGCCCCCGGCAGCGCCGTTGCGGGGATCACGGCAGCCGGCCTGCTGATCGCCCTGCTGCCCTCCGCGGTGGCGGGGGCCGACGGAAGCCTGCTGCGCCCGATCCTCACGATCTCGATCGGCGGCGTCATCCTGCTCGGCGCCGTGCTCTGGCGGCCCGACGACTGGCGGCCCGACGACTCGCGGACCGGAGCCTGGGGCGCGCCGCCGCCCAGCCCGCTGCTGCGTCTGGCGCTGATCGGCGCCGGAGGCCTCGGTGTGGCGGTGGCCGCCGGCGCCCGCGCGCTCAGCACGCTGGCCGGAGCGCCAGGCACCGTCTCCGGACTGTTCGAGTTCTGGGTCGCCGTCGGCGCGGCCGTGCTGCTCGCCGCCGCGCTCGCGAACGGCGATCAGCCCGGCCGGCTGACGACGGTGCTCGTCGCCGTGCCGCTCGTGGGGGCCGGCCTGCTCGAGTGCGCGGCCATCGCCGCCAGCCCCGACGCCTCCGGCGCCGCGGCGGTGCGGGCCGTCACCGTGGTGGCGGTGCTCGGCGCGGCGCACGTGCTGCTCGCCTGGCTGCGGAGCCCCGCGCTGGCCGGCTGGCTCGCGCCGCTCGCCCTCGGCCTGGCCGCCCTCGCCGCGACGGTGTTCCTGGCGCGCTCGGCCGGGGACGGCGCCGCCGTTCCGTTCGAGTGGGTGACCGTGCCCGTGGCCGCCGCGTGGATCGGCAGCGGCATCCTGCACCTGTCCCGCACGCCAGGGGCGCGCAGCTGGCCGGCCCTCGGCGGCGGGCTCGCCCTGCTGCTCGTGCCCTCGCTCCTGGCCGACTACGTGCACTCCCCGCTCTGGCGGGTGGTCGGGCTGGGCATCGTCGCGATCGCGGTGCTGCTTGTCGGCCTCGTCAGCCGATTGCAGGCTCCGTTCGTGCTCGGGTCGATCGTCGTGCTGCTGCACGGCCTCGCCCAGCTCTGGCCGTGGCTGTCCGCGCTCTACAACCCGACCCTCTGGTGGCTCTGGTTCGGCGCCGGCGGGGTGCTCCTGATCGCGGTGGCGGCCCGCTACGAGAAGCGGGTGGCGAACCTGAAGGCGGCCGTGGCGACGGTCGGCTCACTGCGCTAG
- a CDS encoding alpha/beta fold hydrolase, translating to MPSSSADPSPTGREPRRLPRHPASRLAERWTTVDGIDMFYRESPVPPDAPVMLHLHGFGLSGRYLLPTAERLMDDFHTFVPDLPGYGLSGKPAKALDVPGLARVAARFLDDRGVRSATLVGNSMGCPVILEFAHLFPERIDRAILVSPAGGLHNQPLTRAISQLTIDGKREPREMMGIAAPDYLRFGVPSTVKMFRSLTRYPSLERLLGLTIPTLAVVGSRDPLMPSPRRIQEVARHTDNQVLLVVIEGAAHAINFSHPGELAHVIRQFMADEAITDDPDSPGEARAYEIHRGASHPPATDQDLPDS from the coding sequence ATGCCATCCAGTTCAGCCGATCCGAGCCCGACCGGCCGCGAGCCGAGGCGGCTTCCGCGGCACCCCGCGTCCCGGCTGGCCGAGCGGTGGACGACGGTCGACGGAATCGACATGTTCTACCGGGAATCCCCCGTGCCGCCGGATGCGCCCGTCATGCTGCACCTGCACGGCTTCGGTCTCTCCGGCCGCTATCTGCTGCCGACGGCGGAGCGTCTGATGGACGACTTCCACACCTTCGTGCCGGACCTGCCCGGCTACGGGCTGAGCGGCAAGCCGGCGAAGGCGCTCGACGTGCCCGGCCTCGCCCGCGTCGCCGCGCGATTCCTCGACGATCGCGGCGTGAGATCGGCGACGCTCGTCGGCAATTCGATGGGCTGCCCGGTGATCCTGGAGTTCGCCCACCTGTTCCCGGAGCGCATCGATCGGGCGATCCTCGTCTCCCCCGCCGGCGGCCTGCACAACCAGCCGCTCACCCGCGCGATCAGCCAGCTGACGATCGACGGCAAGCGTGAGCCGCGCGAAATGATGGGCATCGCGGCACCGGACTACCTGCGCTTCGGCGTGCCGAGCACGGTCAAGATGTTCCGCTCCCTCACCCGGTACCCGTCGCTCGAACGATTGTTGGGGCTGACGATTCCGACGCTGGCCGTCGTCGGCAGCCGGGATCCGCTGATGCCGAGCCCGCGTCGGATTCAGGAGGTCGCCCGGCACACCGACAACCAGGTGCTGCTCGTCGTGATCGAGGGCGCCGCACACGCGATCAACTTCAGCCACCCGGGAGAGCTGGCACACGTCATCCGCCAGTTCATGGCCGACGAGGCCATCACCGACGATCCCGACTCGCCCGGGGAGGCTCGGGCATACGAAATTCATCGGGGCGCGTCGCACCCGCCGGCGACGGACCAGGACCTCCCCGACAGCTAG
- a CDS encoding DNA cytosine methyltransferase, whose protein sequence is MTYNMLGMFSGAGGLDLGFEQAGFKHVGSMDWDPWSVATLRTNRPAWHVDQADAREWEFNEEVDVLVGGPPCQGYSLGGLRKATDDRNDLYEQVLRVAKATRPRAIVIENVLNLRTLLHPETGRRFSDQIAFDLTELGYEVFHNVFRVDGFGVPQTRRRWIFVAFRGGAPAGYHLPLPGTNETVGPWLSDLGNGGGIGLPNHAPSWTFKSSVHTATGEPFDVDEPAVIARFSRTASDGNPIRRFDQPFPAVDTATVWGWAQGNVVAKKFDKDRLAGKHIRNPDATVKLWRVSASRLRTMTARELARLQTFPDDWEFIGGGALRDIQMQVGNAVPVEFARRVGDSVRTALEAQDENRAFLASDGASVPLVFPGWDPITA, encoded by the coding sequence ATGACATACAACATGCTCGGAATGTTCAGCGGTGCTGGGGGACTGGACCTCGGCTTTGAACAGGCTGGATTTAAACATGTTGGGTCGATGGATTGGGATCCGTGGTCTGTGGCAACGCTCAGGACGAATCGGCCCGCATGGCATGTCGACCAGGCTGATGCGCGCGAGTGGGAATTCAACGAGGAGGTTGACGTCTTAGTTGGCGGACCGCCGTGTCAGGGCTACAGTCTCGGCGGTCTGCGGAAAGCGACGGACGATCGGAATGACCTTTACGAGCAGGTCTTGCGAGTTGCGAAGGCGACTCGCCCGCGCGCCATTGTTATTGAGAATGTGCTAAATCTCCGTACGCTTCTTCACCCCGAGACTGGTCGTCGTTTTAGTGATCAGATTGCGTTTGATCTCACAGAGCTTGGGTATGAAGTTTTCCACAACGTATTTCGCGTCGATGGATTCGGTGTGCCACAAACTCGGCGTAGATGGATTTTTGTCGCTTTTCGTGGCGGGGCGCCAGCGGGATACCATTTGCCGCTTCCGGGCACAAACGAGACCGTCGGTCCTTGGTTAAGTGATCTCGGAAATGGTGGCGGTATAGGGCTTCCAAATCATGCGCCATCCTGGACGTTCAAGAGCTCTGTCCATACTGCTACCGGCGAGCCGTTTGACGTGGACGAACCTGCGGTGATTGCGAGGTTCTCGAGGACAGCGAGTGATGGGAACCCTATTCGACGGTTCGATCAGCCGTTTCCGGCGGTAGACACGGCGACAGTGTGGGGCTGGGCGCAAGGCAATGTTGTCGCAAAGAAATTCGACAAGGATCGACTTGCCGGCAAACACATCCGTAACCCGGACGCCACTGTTAAACTCTGGCGGGTATCCGCAAGCCGGCTGCGTACTATGACCGCCCGTGAACTTGCACGACTTCAGACGTTCCCCGACGACTGGGAGTTCATTGGCGGGGGTGCGCTTCGAGATATCCAGATGCAGGTGGGCAACGCTGTGCCGGTGGAGTTTGCGCGCCGAGTAGGAGACTCCGTTCGCACTGCGCTAGAAGCTCAAGACGAAAATCGAGCCTTCCTTGCATCTGATGGGGCTTCGGTGCCACTTGTATTCCCGGGTTGGGACCCGATCACCGCCTAG
- the tig gene encoding trigger factor, translated as MPNTSVEMLSPTRAKLTISVSPEELKPSITHAYGHIAEQVSVPGFRKGKVPPAILDQRVGKGAVIEHAVNEGLDGFYRLAVAEHDLRPLGRPNADIVEWPSDKDFSGDLLLSIEVDVRPELTLPELAGIAITVDAAEISDEDVDAELEKLRSRFGTLITVDRPAKTGDFVTIDLTAKIGDDEVDNASGISYEVGSGELIEGIDEALDALSADETTTFESKLLGGDREGETALITVTVTAVKERELPAADDDFAQIASEFDTIAELRESLVKQVEGNKTFAQGGQARDLLIDKLHELVEVPVPVSLVEDEVNRHLEGEGRLQDDEHRAEVTESSEKTFRTQILLDAIAEAEEVKVSQDELSQYLVQGAAQYGMNPAEFVQILSENGQIQAMVGEVARNKALAIVLGKAVVTDANGKTVDLAEFTAVDNGEDEAEAEAEKPAKKAPAKKAPAKKAAEKKASDEEKASDEEPAAKKPAAKKPAAKKAAKADDAEAAK; from the coding sequence ATGCCAAACACTTCGGTTGAAATGCTCAGCCCGACGCGCGCCAAGCTGACCATCTCGGTTTCGCCCGAAGAGCTGAAGCCCAGCATCACCCACGCTTACGGCCACATCGCCGAGCAGGTCAGCGTTCCCGGCTTCCGCAAGGGCAAGGTTCCGCCCGCGATCCTCGACCAGCGCGTTGGCAAGGGTGCCGTCATCGAGCACGCCGTCAACGAGGGCCTCGACGGTTTCTACCGTCTCGCCGTCGCCGAGCACGACCTGCGCCCGCTGGGCCGCCCCAACGCCGACATCGTCGAGTGGCCCTCCGACAAGGACTTCTCGGGCGACCTGCTCCTCTCGATCGAGGTCGACGTGCGCCCCGAGCTCACGCTGCCCGAGCTCGCCGGCATCGCCATCACGGTGGACGCCGCCGAGATCTCCGACGAGGACGTCGACGCCGAGCTGGAGAAGCTGCGCAGCCGCTTCGGCACGCTCATCACGGTCGACCGCCCCGCCAAGACCGGTGACTTCGTCACCATCGACCTCACCGCCAAGATCGGCGACGACGAGGTCGACAACGCCAGCGGCATCTCCTACGAGGTCGGCTCCGGCGAGCTCATCGAGGGCATCGACGAGGCCCTCGACGCGCTCTCCGCCGACGAGACCACCACCTTCGAGTCCAAGCTGCTCGGCGGCGACCGTGAGGGCGAGACCGCTCTCATCACCGTCACCGTCACCGCGGTCAAGGAGCGCGAGCTCCCCGCTGCAGACGACGACTTCGCTCAGATCGCCAGCGAGTTCGACACCATCGCCGAGCTGCGCGAGAGCCTCGTCAAGCAGGTCGAGGGCAACAAGACCTTCGCTCAGGGCGGCCAGGCACGCGACCTCCTCATCGACAAGCTGCACGAGCTCGTCGAGGTTCCCGTTCCCGTCTCCCTCGTCGAGGACGAGGTGAACCGTCACCTCGAGGGTGAAGGCCGCCTCCAGGACGACGAGCACCGCGCAGAGGTCACCGAGTCCAGCGAGAAGACCTTCCGCACCCAGATCCTCCTCGACGCGATCGCCGAGGCCGAAGAGGTCAAGGTCAGCCAGGACGAGCTCTCGCAGTACCTCGTCCAGGGTGCAGCCCAGTACGGCATGAACCCGGCCGAGTTCGTTCAGATCCTGAGCGAGAACGGCCAGATCCAGGCCATGGTCGGCGAGGTTGCCCGCAACAAGGCCCTCGCGATCGTCCTCGGCAAGGCTGTCGTCACCGACGCCAACGGCAAGACCGTTGACCTCGCCGAGTTCACCGCCGTCGACAACGGTGAGGACGAGGCAGAGGCCGAGGCCGAGAAGCCCGCCAAGAAGGCTCCGGCCAAGAAGGCTCCGGCCAAGAAGGCTGCCGAGAAGAAGGCTTCCGACGAGGAGAAGGCTTCCGACGAGGAGCCGGCCGCGAAGAAGCCGGCCGCGAAGAAGCCCGCCGCGAAGAAGGCCGCCAAGGCCGACGACGCCGAGGCTGCCAAGTAG
- a CDS encoding tetratricopeptide repeat protein — MDRRTEWQARVDAVWADAALNNAEVIDRIDELAADWPEDDALSLFQTAGARDSAGLEAQAAPRYEKALALGLPESERAQATIQLASTLRNLGRADEAIALLRAELAERPAGEYAGAATAFLALALADTGNAQEATQLAVLALVPHLPRYQRSVAAYARALTAP, encoded by the coding sequence ATGGACCGCCGTACCGAGTGGCAGGCGCGCGTCGACGCCGTGTGGGCCGACGCCGCGCTGAACAACGCCGAGGTCATCGACCGCATCGACGAGCTGGCCGCCGACTGGCCGGAGGACGACGCGCTGTCCCTGTTCCAGACCGCGGGCGCCCGCGACTCCGCCGGCCTCGAGGCGCAGGCGGCGCCGCGCTACGAGAAGGCCCTGGCCCTCGGCCTGCCCGAGTCGGAGCGCGCCCAGGCCACCATCCAGCTGGCCAGCACGCTGCGCAACCTCGGCCGGGCCGACGAGGCCATCGCGCTGCTCCGCGCCGAACTGGCCGAGCGGCCGGCCGGCGAGTATGCCGGCGCCGCGACCGCGTTCCTCGCACTGGCGCTGGCCGACACCGGGAACGCGCAGGAGGCGACGCAGCTGGCCGTGCTCGCCCTGGTGCCGCACCTGCCCCGCTACCAGCGCAGCGTGGCGGCCTACGCCAGGGCCCTGACCGCGCCCTGA